In Pontiella desulfatans, one DNA window encodes the following:
- a CDS encoding type II secretion system protein GspD has protein sequence MNIAMGKSFWSILAATTLTGTMVYAQQEKIADEDLLSLMETVNGGETATLMGTNLVDEAMDILVAAGENVADTNSTESAEVVDDLGMVAVDQSAMSSGDNLISVRLNKVGLEEAINLFAQLSGANIIVPELTDAAQISVNLKDVEWRPALQSILDTYDYELYQKVAGSNVYSVRQRPVGAPEPQVVETFVLKYATVPNAAALVRELLPENAKISEFASRNMLVVKSTESSLGEIRAVLETIDQVRQQVFIESKFMELTDDAQKDLGIDWSVLQSYSAGAGLSQYTYQQDKNSGYSDSSERNTFTDVSGNEFEQTTPSYGEFQRGGSSLAPWSLANVTPALSELAASGSSKSRTEVLTSVLSADEFSLVLSALEDNKGVNVVSNPKVIVANEEKANISIIRKEPNLKQEREQQLNDQPATTIFTLDPDVPFFEYGIKLDVTPSINTSSNITVAINPSLTRKYADKEAGDVTYPIIDEKSIKTVFNLASGQTAAIGGLTEVTESEQEKKVPLLGDIPFIGRLFSWKRTIRGQDETIIFVTVGLANTQDINAETGMPGDAELARRQIIEDANSRKLRDHGRNYYEAQESDRLDDMLKVIDQKEAERILRRNAELDKQARKAAEQAAKEEEKAAKEAAKQQDIASTK, from the coding sequence ATGAACATCGCAATGGGAAAAAGTTTTTGGAGCATTCTGGCGGCAACTACGCTGACGGGAACGATGGTCTATGCCCAGCAGGAAAAGATCGCGGATGAAGATCTGCTCAGCCTGATGGAAACGGTTAACGGAGGGGAAACCGCGACGCTGATGGGAACGAACCTCGTGGACGAGGCCATGGATATCCTGGTTGCCGCCGGGGAAAACGTTGCCGATACCAACAGCACCGAATCCGCCGAAGTGGTGGACGATCTCGGCATGGTCGCGGTGGACCAAAGCGCCATGAGCAGCGGCGACAACCTGATTTCCGTCCGACTTAACAAAGTGGGGCTGGAAGAGGCGATCAATCTGTTTGCCCAGCTTTCCGGCGCCAACATCATTGTGCCCGAGTTGACCGATGCGGCCCAGATTTCCGTGAACCTCAAGGATGTCGAATGGCGCCCGGCGCTGCAGTCCATCCTCGACACCTATGATTACGAACTCTATCAGAAAGTGGCTGGCTCCAACGTCTACAGCGTCCGCCAACGCCCGGTCGGCGCGCCCGAGCCGCAGGTGGTCGAAACCTTCGTGCTCAAATATGCCACCGTGCCCAATGCCGCCGCCCTGGTGCGCGAGCTGCTGCCCGAAAACGCCAAGATTTCCGAATTCGCCTCCCGCAACATGCTGGTGGTCAAAAGCACCGAGTCGAGCCTTGGCGAAATCCGTGCCGTACTCGAAACCATCGACCAAGTGCGCCAGCAGGTCTTCATCGAATCCAAGTTCATGGAACTCACCGACGACGCCCAGAAGGATCTCGGCATCGACTGGAGCGTGCTGCAGTCCTACAGCGCCGGGGCCGGCCTGTCCCAGTATACCTACCAGCAGGACAAAAATAGCGGCTATAGCGATTCCTCGGAAAGAAACACCTTCACCGATGTTTCCGGAAACGAGTTCGAACAAACCACGCCGTCCTATGGCGAGTTCCAGCGCGGCGGTTCCTCCCTGGCACCCTGGTCGCTGGCCAATGTCACGCCCGCTCTTTCCGAGCTGGCCGCTTCGGGTTCGAGCAAGAGCAGAACGGAAGTCCTCACCAGCGTACTCTCGGCCGACGAGTTCAGCTTGGTGCTCAGTGCCCTGGAAGATAACAAGGGTGTCAACGTGGTCTCCAACCCGAAGGTCATCGTGGCCAACGAGGAAAAAGCCAATATCTCGATCATCCGCAAGGAACCCAACCTGAAGCAGGAACGCGAGCAGCAGCTCAACGACCAGCCCGCAACCACCATCTTCACACTCGATCCCGACGTGCCGTTCTTCGAATACGGCATCAAGCTCGATGTCACCCCGTCGATCAACACCAGCAGCAACATTACCGTTGCGATCAACCCGTCGCTCACCCGCAAGTATGCCGACAAGGAGGCCGGCGACGTCACCTATCCGATCATCGATGAAAAGAGCATCAAAACCGTGTTCAACCTCGCCAGTGGCCAGACGGCCGCCATCGGTGGCCTGACGGAGGTTACCGAATCGGAACAGGAAAAGAAGGTGCCGTTGCTTGGCGACATACCCTTCATCGGCCGCCTTTTCTCTTGGAAGAGGACGATCCGCGGCCAGGACGAAACCATCATCTTCGTCACCGTTGGTTTGGCCAACACGCAGGACATCAATGCCGAGACCGGCATGCCCGGCGACGCCGAGCTCGCCCGCCGCCAGATCATCGAGGATGCCAACAGCCGCAAGCTGCGCGACCACGGGCGCAACTACTACGAAGCCCAGGAGTCCGACAGGCTCGACGATATGCTGAAGGTCATCGACCAGAAGGAAGCCGAGCGCATCCTCCGCCGCAATGCCGAGCTGGACAAGCAGGCCCGCAAGGCGGCCGAGCAAGCCGCCAAGGAAGAGGAGAAGGCGGCGAAGGAAGCCGCCAAGCAACAGGATATCGCGTCGACTAAATAA
- a CDS encoding S8 family serine peptidase: MKEKIIGWGVFAGCLLAIGIAMFGAGQKPRGKVGPEPRPVPEQKGTSPVAAEFGAFSDDDLKVVQDAPVSTNSVSFDATEGCEVLDERQTMLGNGDVEHRRLVKRSGKHPHRIVVETLHRDRQLRRFVPTGRTEMVADQVLVSLRAGADEHALRELAASFDATVSRSLSDGRTFIVKLQAPSLDAVEEAIGFFSKAAAEVAYSEPDYVRHFSGKIPNDLMYGDLWGMPKVSAPDAWQITTGSKDTLVAVIDTGMDMDHADLLSNLWVNEGEIAGDNFDNDGNGYVDDVNGWDFVGEIGDNDPDDGDGHGTHCAGTIGAVGNNANQVVGVCWEVSIMPLRVGTSEELLDSDIVDGIRYAARNGAKVLSNSYGGEGFSQTMYNAVSYANDQGAIFVAAAGNDSTDNDSTPQYPASYDLPNIVSVAATDENDNLADFSNYGASSVDLAAPGVSIVSTYLNGDTATLDGTSMACPHVAGAMALLVTVDPMLTPAEAKQLLLASVDPVSGLSGKVETGGRLNVHAMFANANDADKDGMPDQWEELYGLNPNNPHDAGLDGDNDHLTNLEEFQNGCDPTNDDSDDDSLVDGWEIKYNFNPLNVHGSLPRLQYLGRNSDCIDAYDLVVKGNYAYVADGAYGLKVLDLTDPASPELVGSYSTTGDARGIDVEGNYAYVADYEKGLFIIDVSNPANPVLKSSLSTTALKVDVVGDYAYVAAHNNGFKIASVASKTSPSWKGTFSVIGLEVFDVAVSGTTAYVGVDGANARFNVSNPASPTLINQHISGNNGVGMFYSGGRIYSAANPRGVIVYNSSLQGLGEYATSGTIEDVCYGEGLIYVADGVNGFHVLDGSDPANIQPYVSYDDVPAYGVTVANGYAYVAGDGEGIQIFRSSVDADHDGMYDGWEMQNFGTLAKSWDGDEDGDAIINWGEYLANLNPNAADQDNDGLIDGADEVRRYLTDPRKQDTDNDGLADGFEVTTNATDNIYLTDPLNADTDGDEMTDGWEIANDLNPLVKDGELDLDNDGASNRKEEIAGTDPSDPDTDDDGMPDGWEFDMGINPLANDAALDPDEDTFTNLFEYELLFNGTYTNSTHPKKADTDVDGLTDPEEVNIHGTDPTHPDTDGDGMPDGWEVDFGLDPLSDVGDDGASGDMDGDGLLNYEEYLNGSNPFEADTDGDGFLDPEERALGTMATNRFDPVVVDDNAPFDSWMYGGQPFDPLLSDTNENGSLEHPFDAIQEAINVASNGFTVLVREGRYLGFGNRDINPGGLELRIMAENQADPSKTLIKTKGLGAGFIFDGGQTTNMVLAGFSIWSSLLGSDCSNGDCGEKHGIICTDASSPLITNCVVEYCRDDGIYCDFNSSPVLSNVTVRSIYEGHGIYAKNGSTPSVLSCTINSIYEGCGILAEDSVGLDVMDTTISFCQNDGGPGRGIWLVNDETAIIQNTTIANCQGGIRCDNSSPMIDRCTLSGNEAPDYFEGDGSFGFWQMNIAELAASEDSGITDVTHVEENGGGILLMSGSFPVVQNCVIVGNQTWASDPDFSKGDVSKPYYGLGGGLFSGADCSIRLVNCTVADNLAMTLGGGFTTYGNHIEYMRNDILWGNVCSNAWLDTDADPAVLRIPGDARYNTLHCNEGSDHFDPWYCVMSDGQGFIDPDASVFDADPLFVGGGDYHIVTNSPCIDVGTYYNAPLYDRDNLPRPLDGDTIPNNYYSMDIGAYEYLNPGADTDGDGILDGNEVFDFTTDPTTVDSDGDGMSDGYEIENGLDGSGSDADADADGDGLTNGEEFAAGTAADNADTDGDNSPDGDEMIAGTDATDASSFFYVSDLRPLAGGGCAVAFDTVVGRTYTVYCCGQLGGDWIPVGLPVAGSGAEMVVEDLYSEPACFYKVEVGNQ, translated from the coding sequence GTGAAAGAAAAAATCATAGGTTGGGGAGTGTTCGCAGGATGCCTGCTGGCCATCGGTATTGCGATGTTCGGGGCCGGGCAGAAGCCTCGCGGAAAAGTAGGCCCGGAACCGCGTCCTGTTCCGGAGCAAAAAGGCACCTCGCCGGTGGCCGCCGAATTCGGCGCCTTCTCGGACGACGATTTAAAGGTGGTGCAGGATGCCCCCGTTTCAACGAACTCGGTTTCGTTCGATGCCACCGAGGGCTGCGAGGTGCTCGATGAGCGCCAGACGATGCTGGGCAACGGCGATGTCGAGCATCGCCGCCTGGTGAAGCGCTCCGGCAAGCACCCGCACCGCATCGTGGTGGAAACCCTGCACCGCGATCGGCAGCTTAGAAGATTTGTTCCAACCGGCCGCACCGAAATGGTGGCCGACCAGGTGTTGGTCAGCCTGCGTGCCGGCGCAGATGAACATGCGCTCCGGGAGCTGGCCGCATCGTTCGATGCCACGGTGTCCCGATCCCTTTCCGATGGCCGCACTTTCATTGTGAAGTTGCAAGCCCCAAGCCTCGATGCCGTGGAAGAGGCCATCGGATTCTTTTCCAAGGCCGCCGCCGAGGTGGCCTATTCCGAGCCGGATTATGTCCGCCATTTTTCCGGCAAGATCCCGAACGACCTGATGTATGGCGACCTTTGGGGCATGCCCAAGGTTTCCGCGCCGGACGCCTGGCAGATCACGACCGGCAGCAAGGATACCCTCGTCGCCGTCATCGATACCGGCATGGACATGGACCATGCCGACCTGCTTTCCAACCTCTGGGTCAACGAAGGCGAAATCGCCGGCGACAACTTCGACAACGATGGCAACGGCTATGTCGATGATGTGAACGGATGGGACTTTGTCGGTGAGATTGGGGACAACGATCCCGACGATGGCGACGGCCATGGCACGCACTGTGCCGGTACCATCGGCGCGGTCGGCAACAATGCCAACCAGGTGGTCGGCGTGTGCTGGGAAGTCAGCATCATGCCGCTGCGAGTCGGTACCAGCGAGGAGTTGCTGGATTCCGATATTGTGGACGGCATCCGCTATGCCGCACGCAACGGCGCCAAGGTGCTTTCCAACTCCTATGGAGGCGAGGGCTTCAGCCAAACCATGTACAATGCGGTTTCTTACGCCAACGACCAGGGCGCCATCTTCGTGGCCGCCGCCGGCAACGACTCGACCGACAACGATTCCACCCCCCAGTATCCCGCCAGCTACGACCTGCCGAACATTGTTTCCGTCGCGGCCACGGATGAAAACGACAACCTGGCAGACTTTTCCAACTATGGCGCCAGCTCGGTCGATCTGGCCGCCCCCGGCGTCAGCATTGTGAGCACCTATCTCAACGGCGATACGGCAACGTTGGATGGCACCTCGATGGCCTGCCCGCACGTGGCCGGCGCCATGGCGCTGCTGGTCACCGTGGATCCGATGCTGACGCCTGCCGAGGCCAAGCAGCTGTTGCTGGCCAGTGTCGATCCGGTTTCCGGACTTTCCGGCAAAGTGGAGACTGGCGGTCGCCTGAACGTGCACGCCATGTTCGCCAACGCCAACGATGCCGACAAGGACGGCATGCCCGACCAGTGGGAAGAACTCTATGGCTTGAACCCGAACAATCCGCACGATGCCGGTCTGGATGGCGACAACGACCACCTGACCAACCTCGAAGAGTTCCAGAACGGATGCGACCCGACCAACGACGACTCGGACGACGACAGCTTGGTCGATGGTTGGGAAATCAAATATAATTTTAATCCGCTCAACGTGCACGGCTCGCTGCCGCGCCTGCAATACCTCGGCCGCAACAGCGATTGCATCGATGCCTACGACCTGGTCGTCAAGGGCAACTATGCCTATGTCGCCGATGGCGCATATGGGTTGAAGGTGCTGGATCTTACCGATCCGGCCAGCCCGGAGCTGGTCGGCTCCTATTCGACGACCGGCGACGCGCGCGGCATCGATGTTGAAGGCAACTATGCCTATGTGGCCGACTATGAAAAGGGACTCTTTATCATCGATGTTTCCAATCCGGCCAACCCGGTGCTCAAATCCTCGCTGTCCACCACGGCGCTGAAGGTGGACGTGGTTGGCGACTATGCCTATGTCGCCGCCCACAACAACGGCTTCAAGATTGCCTCGGTGGCCAGCAAGACCAGTCCGTCCTGGAAGGGCACCTTCTCCGTGATCGGCCTGGAGGTGTTCGACGTGGCGGTTTCCGGCACGACGGCCTATGTGGGCGTCGATGGCGCCAACGCGCGCTTCAATGTCAGCAACCCCGCCAGCCCGACGCTCATCAACCAGCACATCAGCGGCAACAATGGCGTGGGCATGTTCTACAGCGGGGGCCGCATCTATTCGGCCGCCAACCCGCGGGGCGTCATTGTCTACAACTCTTCGTTGCAGGGGCTGGGCGAATACGCCACCTCCGGCACGATCGAGGATGTGTGCTATGGCGAAGGCTTGATCTATGTTGCCGATGGCGTGAACGGGTTCCATGTGCTCGACGGTTCCGATCCCGCCAATATCCAACCCTATGTCAGCTACGACGATGTGCCGGCCTACGGCGTTACCGTCGCCAACGGCTATGCCTATGTGGCCGGCGATGGCGAGGGCATCCAGATCTTCAGAAGCTCGGTCGATGCCGACCACGACGGCATGTACGATGGTTGGGAAATGCAAAACTTCGGAACGCTTGCCAAAAGCTGGGATGGCGACGAGGACGGCGATGCGATCATCAACTGGGGCGAATATCTCGCCAACCTCAACCCGAATGCCGCCGACCAGGATAACGACGGGCTGATCGACGGTGCCGACGAAGTGCGCCGCTACCTGACCGATCCGCGCAAGCAGGATACCGACAACGACGGCCTGGCCGACGGCTTCGAGGTAACAACCAATGCGACCGACAACATCTATCTGACCGATCCGCTCAACGCCGATACCGACGGCGACGAAATGACCGATGGCTGGGAAATCGCCAACGACCTCAACCCGCTGGTGAAGGATGGCGAGTTGGACCTCGACAACGACGGCGCCTCCAACAGGAAAGAGGAGATTGCCGGAACCGATCCCTCCGATCCGGACACGGACGACGACGGCATGCCCGACGGCTGGGAGTTCGATATGGGCATCAACCCCTTGGCCAACGACGCCGCGCTCGATCCCGACGAAGACACCTTCACGAACCTGTTCGAATATGAGCTGCTCTTCAACGGAACCTACACCAATTCCACCCACCCGAAGAAGGCCGATACGGACGTTGACGGTTTGACCGACCCCGAGGAAGTCAATATCCATGGCACCGACCCAACCCATCCCGACACCGATGGCGACGGCATGCCCGACGGCTGGGAAGTGGACTTCGGCCTCGATCCGCTCAGCGATGTCGGCGACGACGGCGCCTCAGGCGACATGGACGGCGACGGCCTGTTGAACTACGAGGAATACCTCAACGGCAGCAATCCGTTTGAGGCGGATACCGATGGCGATGGCTTCCTCGATCCAGAGGAACGCGCCCTCGGAACCATGGCAACCAATCGTTTCGATCCGGTGGTGGTGGACGACAACGCCCCCTTCGACTCCTGGATGTACGGCGGCCAGCCATTCGATCCGCTGTTGAGCGACACCAATGAAAACGGCTCGCTTGAGCACCCGTTCGATGCCATCCAGGAAGCCATCAACGTGGCCTCCAACGGCTTCACGGTGCTGGTGCGGGAAGGCCGCTACCTGGGCTTCGGCAACCGCGACATCAATCCGGGCGGCCTGGAGCTGCGCATCATGGCCGAAAACCAGGCCGACCCTTCCAAGACCCTCATCAAAACCAAGGGCCTGGGCGCCGGCTTCATCTTCGACGGCGGCCAGACGACCAATATGGTGCTCGCCGGATTCTCCATCTGGTCGTCCCTGCTGGGCAGCGACTGCTCCAACGGCGATTGCGGTGAAAAGCACGGCATCATCTGCACCGATGCCTCGAGCCCGTTGATCACCAACTGCGTGGTGGAATATTGCCGCGACGACGGAATCTACTGCGACTTCAACTCCAGCCCGGTGCTCTCGAACGTGACCGTCCGGTCGATCTACGAAGGCCATGGCATCTATGCCAAGAACGGGTCAACGCCCAGTGTCCTGTCGTGCACCATCAACAGCATATACGAGGGCTGCGGAATCCTGGCCGAGGACAGTGTCGGGCTGGATGTCATGGATACCACGATTTCCTTCTGCCAGAACGATGGCGGCCCGGGCCGCGGAATCTGGTTGGTCAACGACGAAACCGCCATCATCCAAAACACCACCATCGCCAATTGCCAAGGCGGCATCCGGTGCGACAACAGTTCGCCGATGATCGACCGCTGCACGCTTTCCGGCAATGAAGCGCCGGACTACTTCGAAGGCGATGGATCCTTTGGCTTCTGGCAGATGAACATTGCCGAGCTGGCGGCTTCCGAGGATAGCGGGATTACCGATGTCACCCACGTCGAGGAAAACGGTGGCGGCATCCTCCTGATGTCGGGCAGCTTCCCGGTAGTCCAGAACTGCGTGATTGTCGGCAACCAAACCTGGGCGTCCGATCCGGACTTCAGCAAGGGCGATGTATCGAAGCCCTACTATGGCTTGGGCGGAGGCCTCTTCTCCGGCGCCGATTGTTCCATTCGGTTGGTCAACTGCACCGTGGCCGACAACCTGGCGATGACCCTCGGCGGTGGATTCACCACCTATGGCAACCATATCGAATATATGCGCAACGACATTCTCTGGGGCAACGTGTGCAGCAATGCGTGGTTGGACACCGATGCCGATCCGGCCGTACTGAGGATTCCGGGCGATGCCCGCTACAACACCTTGCATTGCAACGAGGGCTCCGACCATTTCGACCCGTGGTACTGCGTCATGAGCGATGGCCAGGGCTTCATCGATCCCGATGCCAGCGTGTTCGATGCCGATCCGCTGTTTGTGGGCGGCGGCGACTACCATATCGTCACCAACTCACCCTGCATCGATGTCGGCACCTACTACAACGCACCGTTGTACGACCGCGACAACCTGCCGCGCCCGCTGGATGGCGATACCATTCCCAACAACTATTACTCGATGGATATCGGGGCGTATGAATACCTCAATCCGGGCGCCGATACCGACGGCGACGGAATCCTGGACGGGAACGAGGTGTTCGACTTCACCACCGATCCAACCACCGTCGATTCCGATGGCGACGGCATGTCCGACGGCTACGAGATCGAAAATGGCCTGGATGGCAGCGGTAGCGATGCCGATGCGGATGCGGATGGCGATGGCCTCACCAACGGCGAGGAATTCGCCGCGGGCACCGCCGCCGACAATGCCGACACCGATGGCGACAACAGTCCGGACGGCGATGAAATGATTGCCGGCACCGATGCCACCGATGCCTCCTCGTTCTTCTACGTGTCCGACCTTCGCCCGCTGGCGGGCGGCGGGTGCGCGGTGGCCTTCGATACGGTCGTCGGTCGTACCTACACCGTCTACTGCTGCGGCCAGCTGGGGGGCGACTGGATTCCGGTTGGCCTGCCGGTTGCCGGCTCAGGCGCCGAAATGGTGGTCGAGGATCTTTAT